From a region of the Halobacteriovorax sp. HLS genome:
- a CDS encoding integration host factor subunit alpha — protein MSLTKADIVERVYKEAGFSKKEAADLVDLVFKVIKDTLARGEKVKISGFGNFSIRDKATRVGRNPQTGNSMEISARRVLTFKPSQVLKEDVTARYSHRLDDKGNEDTSLPAKEGSSRALSSFMNNTEDISGDDLDFD, from the coding sequence ATGAGTCTTACTAAAGCCGACATTGTTGAGCGTGTTTATAAAGAAGCTGGGTTTTCCAAGAAGGAAGCAGCTGACTTAGTTGATCTTGTATTCAAGGTTATTAAGGATACGTTAGCAAGAGGCGAAAAAGTAAAAATTTCTGGTTTCGGAAACTTTTCAATTAGAGACAAAGCAACAAGAGTAGGTCGTAATCCACAAACTGGAAACTCGATGGAAATCTCTGCAAGACGTGTTTTGACTTTCAAGCCATCACAAGTACTAAAAGAAGATGTAACTGCACGTTACTCTCATAGACTTGATGATAAAGGAAATGAAGATACTTCATTGCCTGCTAAGGAAGGTTCATCTCGTGCTTTAAGTTCATTTATGAATAACACTGAAGATATCAGTGGTGATGATTTAGACTTTGATTAG
- a CDS encoding MerR family transcriptional regulator encodes MSAQIEIPNKSHFKLNEVCSLTGVKPYVLRFWETEFEQISPILSSSGQKLYEHKDIEAIAYIKKLLFDDKLTIDHAKRELDLQHFSQTQEDEQELVEPEAHARPERFSRSLSDSDIQKLVMAKAKLNSLISSVDTLKQRNNWQ; translated from the coding sequence ATGAGTGCTCAAATTGAGATTCCAAATAAATCGCATTTCAAGTTAAATGAAGTGTGTTCTTTAACAGGTGTTAAGCCATACGTTTTAAGATTTTGGGAAACTGAATTTGAACAAATTTCTCCGATCTTATCCTCTTCAGGTCAAAAGCTTTACGAACATAAAGATATTGAAGCAATTGCTTATATCAAGAAGTTACTCTTCGATGATAAATTAACAATTGACCACGCTAAACGTGAACTTGATTTACAACACTTTTCTCAAACACAAGAAGATGAACAAGAACTAGTCGAGCCTGAGGCCCATGCTAGGCCTGAGAGATTTTCAAGAAGTCTTTCTGATTCTGATATTCAAAAGCTTGTGATGGCAAAAGCTAAGTTAAATTCTTTAATTTCAAGTGTTGATACTTTGAAGCAGAGAAATAACTGGCAATAA
- a CDS encoding polyprenyl synthetase family protein, which translates to MELSKIVKNLETHVNSLIPNHSFSEVYRYGTLPPGKVFRPQLVCSVYKDFLGLENFDFLNNHKNSINFLASSVEVHHAYTLLHDDLPCMDDDDQRRGKPSAHIKFNEWKALLAGDGLLSASFALLGKYKGTNLSLVLRLYSWALGPKGLIQGQVLDLSEEMTLSFENLLRTHEYKTARLIQVSMLLGLWCAMDEKGSKSYYQESKNIFRLGHSIGIVFQLLDDLTELVDEKLTDHEVKVNPWINSFNENCYQTILKELSSIEKMLNSGKLNSTREVLSNYFKKIESMIIKDRTNIESHTKKDLLPVISLLQSINT; encoded by the coding sequence ATGGAATTATCAAAAATTGTCAAAAACCTAGAGACTCACGTCAACTCGCTTATTCCTAATCACTCATTTTCTGAAGTGTATAGATATGGAACGCTTCCTCCAGGAAAAGTCTTTAGACCCCAACTGGTATGTTCAGTTTACAAAGATTTTTTAGGGCTTGAAAATTTTGACTTCCTTAATAATCACAAAAACTCAATTAACTTTCTAGCAAGCTCCGTTGAGGTTCATCACGCCTATACATTACTGCATGACGATCTTCCATGCATGGATGATGATGACCAAAGAAGAGGAAAGCCATCGGCGCATATAAAGTTCAATGAATGGAAAGCGCTTTTGGCCGGAGATGGTCTTTTAAGCGCTTCTTTTGCCCTTCTGGGCAAGTACAAAGGCACAAACCTCTCACTAGTCCTAAGACTCTACTCATGGGCGCTAGGCCCTAAAGGACTTATCCAAGGACAGGTTCTCGATCTTAGTGAAGAGATGACTCTTAGTTTTGAAAACCTTTTAAGAACTCATGAATATAAAACGGCCAGACTGATTCAGGTATCCATGTTGCTAGGTCTTTGGTGCGCAATGGATGAAAAAGGTAGTAAATCTTACTACCAAGAGTCTAAAAATATTTTCAGACTAGGACATAGTATAGGTATTGTATTTCAACTTTTAGATGACCTCACAGAACTTGTTGATGAAAAATTAACTGACCATGAGGTAAAAGTTAATCCATGGATCAACTCGTTTAACGAAAATTGCTATCAAACAATTTTAAAAGAGCTCTCTAGTATTGAAAAAATGTTAAATAGTGGAAAGTTAAATTCGACAAGAGAAGTTCTATCAAACTACTTTAAGAAAATTGAATCTATGATAATCAAAGATAGAACTAATATTGAATCACACACTAAGAAGGACTTATTGCCAGTTATTTCTCTGCTTCAAAGTATCAACACTTGA
- the gspN gene encoding type II secretion system protein GspN — protein MVKLKVQPNELPEEIYEQSRLTITKIVIAAVVLFFLAFFFNFPISKIIKTSVVNALATNRACPITYDDLRIEWFTPKIILKKPVISGVCFNNPGGMMKLNDLALSLQMPSVWPIGLKFHTKIKHKLTVLNIYPTIGMNRQVIKIDKSSISHETLLALLGKKSLKFSGDFEIEALVNINQGNLTSGDVIISSTNLNIPPQNVAGLVDLPALPISQLQIKSSVNAKNLIELKDIRIGNSNSPIIALIDGNIKLNPHNTDNSTLDLVGEVKFSQTILESFALLNAMLSGRQPSDKGFYKFKVGGRLSSPVPSFQ, from the coding sequence ATGGTTAAGTTAAAAGTACAACCGAATGAATTACCAGAAGAGATTTATGAACAAAGTCGACTTACAATAACGAAAATAGTTATTGCAGCAGTAGTTCTTTTTTTCTTGGCCTTTTTCTTTAATTTTCCTATTTCAAAAATAATTAAAACATCAGTTGTTAATGCACTTGCAACAAATAGGGCCTGTCCTATCACTTATGATGACCTAAGAATTGAATGGTTTACTCCAAAAATTATTTTGAAAAAGCCTGTCATAAGTGGAGTTTGCTTCAATAATCCCGGTGGAATGATGAAGCTAAATGATCTTGCTCTAAGCTTACAGATGCCGAGTGTTTGGCCAATTGGATTGAAGTTTCATACAAAAATTAAGCACAAGCTTACGGTTCTTAATATCTACCCAACAATTGGAATGAACCGACAAGTGATCAAAATTGACAAGTCTTCAATCTCCCATGAAACGCTACTTGCATTACTTGGTAAGAAATCACTTAAATTCAGTGGAGACTTTGAAATAGAGGCCTTAGTAAATATCAACCAAGGTAATCTTACCTCAGGAGATGTAATTATAAGTTCAACAAATCTCAATATACCTCCTCAAAATGTCGCGGGCCTCGTAGATCTTCCAGCACTACCAATTAGTCAGTTACAAATAAAATCTAGTGTTAACGCTAAGAACTTGATTGAGCTTAAAGATATAAGGATTGGTAACTCTAACTCACCTATCATTGCTCTTATAGATGGCAATATCAAACTAAACCCTCACAATACAGATAACTCGACACTAGATTTAGTAGGAGAAGTTAAGTTTTCGCAAACAATCTTAGAAAGTTTCGCTCTACTTAACGCAATGCTAAGCGGCAGACAACCCAGCGACAAAGGCTTCTACAAATTTAAAGTCGGAGGAAGACTTTCTTCACCAGTTCCTAGTTTCCAATAA
- the pilM gene encoding pilus assembly protein PilM — translation MNILAIDLGTYSVKFFECRLERKQLKYLGHREIVISKIRAQFDPDTTVNEIHNEIIRSYLKQSEFEGKIIYQIQDNFTTSRYLELPVNNRKKAEQMVPFLLEENIPYSLSDIHYTSTLIKHGENFSALVSIAQLDYFDNYYSYLEETGTLPGILTTEMGVIQSFIDQKEYTGSFCIIDIGHESTNAYFIHNKEVISSHLTNLGGKVLDDIISSTYQIPLDEAVIYKHENCFFLTEDQLSDVTEEQRDFATLMAQSIMPLILDLKRWELGYRVKFGNPINKIFLTGGSSNINNIENFLTSHLNIKVEKFKTDKIKDLPSAKRQSFLLSYMMAAAQRSSTQIPNFLTGNYTSGFSDSISLHSVSFIFTRVMAVCAMLICFMVVERSFILQKESRSLDSKIKKLIKYEALSVSRRDQKKYNRDPKQILSIVKKKNSVVKQEIKTIMSASEVNAAIPLIQISEYISRNELINMELFENKGGNVRIHFSSKEPKELEALQTHLKNGPFNDLNIELKKNARTMVIKFTENI, via the coding sequence ATGAATATACTAGCAATTGACCTTGGTACTTACTCGGTAAAATTTTTTGAATGTCGCTTAGAAAGAAAACAACTTAAGTATTTAGGGCATAGAGAAATTGTCATCTCTAAAATTAGAGCACAATTTGATCCTGACACTACAGTTAATGAAATTCACAATGAAATTATCAGAAGTTACTTAAAACAATCAGAGTTTGAGGGTAAGATCATCTATCAAATTCAAGATAACTTCACGACTTCTAGGTACCTTGAACTTCCTGTTAACAACAGAAAGAAAGCTGAACAGATGGTTCCTTTCTTATTAGAAGAAAATATTCCATATTCGCTTTCGGATATTCATTACACTTCTACTTTGATAAAGCACGGTGAGAACTTCTCTGCTCTAGTTAGTATTGCACAACTGGATTACTTCGATAACTACTATAGCTACTTAGAAGAAACTGGAACACTGCCTGGAATCTTAACGACAGAAATGGGTGTGATTCAGAGCTTTATAGATCAAAAAGAGTATACGGGTTCATTTTGTATAATTGACATTGGTCACGAATCTACAAATGCCTACTTCATTCATAACAAAGAAGTCATTTCCTCTCACTTAACAAACCTAGGTGGAAAAGTTTTAGATGATATCATCTCATCAACTTATCAAATACCTCTTGATGAAGCAGTTATCTACAAGCACGAGAATTGTTTTTTCTTAACAGAAGACCAGCTCTCTGATGTTACTGAAGAACAAAGAGACTTTGCGACACTAATGGCGCAGTCAATTATGCCTCTTATCTTAGACCTAAAGAGATGGGAGCTAGGATATAGAGTTAAGTTCGGTAACCCTATTAATAAAATCTTCTTAACTGGTGGTAGTTCAAATATAAATAATATTGAAAACTTCCTTACTTCACACCTAAATATTAAAGTTGAAAAGTTCAAAACTGATAAAATTAAAGATTTGCCTTCAGCAAAGAGACAAAGCTTTCTTCTATCTTACATGATGGCCGCAGCGCAAAGATCATCAACACAAATACCAAACTTTTTGACTGGAAACTATACTAGTGGATTTTCAGATTCAATCTCATTACACTCAGTTTCTTTTATCTTTACAAGAGTAATGGCCGTTTGTGCTATGCTCATTTGCTTTATGGTAGTTGAGAGAAGCTTTATTCTACAAAAAGAATCACGCTCCCTTGATAGTAAAATTAAAAAGCTTATTAAATACGAAGCCCTCTCCGTTTCAAGACGTGATCAGAAAAAATACAATAGAGATCCTAAGCAAATTCTCTCTATTGTGAAAAAGAAGAACTCAGTAGTTAAACAAGAAATAAAAACGATTATGTCTGCTTCAGAAGTAAACGCTGCCATACCACTTATTCAAATAAGTGAATATATCTCGCGAAATGAATTAATTAATATGGAACTCTTCGAGAATAAGGGTGGTAACGTTCGAATTCACTTTAGCTCTAAAGAACCTAAAGAACTTGAAGCACTACAGACACATTTAAAAAATGGACCATTTAACGACTTAAATATTGAGTTAAAAAAGAATGCTAGAACAATGGTCATTAAATTTACGGAAAATATATGA
- a CDS encoding prepilin-type N-terminal cleavage/methylation domain-containing protein — MKKVSKNRNLSNQEGFTLIEVLIAITVLALLMSMMYTIVQNSTETKDKIISEDRDSLQLVTALERLETDISQIYSPMYFNAAYSKNENQDQDEPTPTDTTNTKDPLSTYEPSERFPAISTAGDIIPAFLNESKTELVFMSTSNRRIREDSKQSRFNWIRYSIRSISEESLKTGVQYELVRSVESENIFKKDFNWDKIKEHVLLKDLKSFQFQFWNKETKKFVDSIAELAIDRETPRIIKVKMVWINKDNNEIEIERTFRPLFPLFDTEKDEKAKKTETAKDPDSNPSNGGNLGSNVKDSDDEQE; from the coding sequence ATGAAGAAAGTTTCTAAAAATAGAAATTTATCAAATCAAGAAGGCTTTACTCTCATTGAAGTATTGATCGCTATTACGGTTTTGGCCCTTCTTATGTCTATGATGTATACAATTGTCCAAAATAGTACAGAGACAAAAGACAAGATCATTTCAGAAGATCGTGATTCCTTACAATTAGTAACGGCCCTAGAAAGATTAGAAACAGATATATCTCAAATCTACTCTCCAATGTATTTCAATGCTGCATATTCAAAGAATGAGAATCAAGACCAAGACGAGCCAACTCCAACGGATACAACAAATACAAAAGACCCTCTTAGCACTTACGAGCCTAGCGAGAGATTTCCAGCAATTTCTACGGCCGGAGATATTATTCCGGCATTTCTTAATGAATCAAAAACAGAACTAGTCTTTATGTCAACTTCTAATAGGAGAATTCGCGAAGACTCTAAACAGTCTCGTTTTAACTGGATTCGCTACTCTATTCGATCGATCTCAGAAGAGTCTCTAAAAACAGGTGTACAGTATGAGCTTGTTAGATCTGTCGAGAGTGAAAATATTTTTAAAAAAGATTTTAACTGGGATAAAATTAAAGAACATGTCCTGTTAAAGGATTTAAAATCATTCCAATTTCAATTCTGGAATAAAGAAACAAAGAAGTTTGTGGACTCTATTGCAGAACTTGCAATTGATAGAGAGACTCCTAGAATAATAAAAGTAAAGATGGTCTGGATTAATAAAGATAATAATGAAATTGAGATTGAAAGAACATTTAGACCTTTGTTTCCGCTATTTGATACTGAAAAAGATGAAAAAGCAAAGAAGACAGAAACAGCGAAAGACCCTGACTCAAATCCATCTAATGGTGGAAATTTAGGAAGTAACGTTAAAGATAGTGATGATGAACAAGAGTAA
- a CDS encoding prepilin-type N-terminal cleavage/methylation domain-containing protein, whose translation MVKRIKKIFINQAGFTLIEVMISLAIFSVFVTAYLTAQGYNVTDSTVMRDELSLKRFAEQKINELIIDPPELKESLTLKADAGKFKEDESFSYEVKYTKFELPDFQKIMGTTEEDQDPSQKKIFENVKKNLEKIIWQVEVTVKNENTDRNYSVSTWLYNHQAQIQFEQL comes from the coding sequence ATGGTTAAAAGAATAAAAAAAATATTTATCAATCAAGCTGGCTTTACTCTTATTGAAGTCATGATCTCTCTTGCTATTTTCTCAGTCTTTGTAACTGCCTACCTGACCGCTCAAGGTTATAATGTCACAGACAGTACAGTGATGAGAGATGAACTAAGTCTTAAAAGATTCGCTGAGCAAAAGATTAATGAATTAATTATTGATCCACCAGAGCTAAAAGAGTCTCTCACTTTAAAGGCCGACGCTGGAAAGTTTAAAGAAGACGAGAGTTTTAGCTATGAAGTTAAATATACTAAATTTGAATTACCAGATTTTCAAAAAATAATGGGAACGACCGAAGAAGATCAAGACCCAAGTCAGAAGAAAATTTTTGAAAATGTAAAAAAGAACCTCGAAAAAATAATTTGGCAAGTAGAAGTAACAGTAAAGAACGAAAACACTGATAGAAACTACTCTGTGAGCACTTGGTTATATAACCATCAAGCACAGATTCAATTTGAGCAGCTATGA
- a CDS encoding Tfp pilus assembly protein FimT/FimU: MNKTITSNDRGFTLIEMLVALLLVTIVLTVVTGTSFSTRRNLDEALNDIERGIRFSADEAALRNAMIRINFNLDEDPQKWSVEFGPDGNFVLPASKKTLVQSREEEDEEKSKKKALDKKFSSVKEFEDGQKDIPPGVRIIGIGTTLNQAMVLNGENALYIYPTGEKDSAIIVVATDDELASITVSPFTIDLKRKYYSIDLESEGDITDKQVEMAEEIYQEWLKE; encoded by the coding sequence ATGAATAAAACTATAACAAGTAATGATAGAGGGTTCACACTAATAGAAATGTTAGTGGCCCTCCTACTTGTTACTATTGTCCTAACTGTCGTAACTGGTACCAGTTTTTCTACTCGACGAAACTTAGACGAAGCACTTAATGATATTGAAAGAGGGATTCGATTCTCTGCTGATGAAGCGGCCCTTAGAAATGCAATGATTAGAATCAATTTTAATCTTGATGAAGATCCACAAAAATGGAGCGTAGAGTTTGGACCAGATGGAAACTTTGTGCTGCCAGCATCTAAAAAAACTCTTGTGCAAAGTAGAGAGGAAGAAGATGAAGAAAAGTCGAAAAAAAAGGCTCTAGACAAGAAGTTTTCAAGCGTAAAAGAATTTGAAGATGGACAGAAAGATATACCTCCAGGTGTACGTATTATTGGAATAGGTACAACTCTCAATCAGGCCATGGTTCTCAATGGCGAAAATGCCCTCTATATTTATCCCACGGGAGAAAAAGATAGTGCTATAATTGTTGTAGCAACAGATGATGAATTAGCGTCAATAACAGTCTCCCCTTTTACGATAGATCTTAAAAGGAAGTACTATTCGATAGATTTAGAATCTGAAGGCGATATAACTGACAAACAAGTCGAAATGGCAGAAGAAATCTATCAAGAATGGTTAAAAGAATAA
- the gspG gene encoding type II secretion system major pseudopilin GspG, which translates to MKKESMKQMLRQSGGFSLIEILIALTLLGIAGTFVAGKIFDQLTEGQRKSANIQMKSLKSVLQDYRRKCGTYPTTDQGLEALIQKPSGGKECKNYPPEGFMDAAEVPRDPWDEEFFYESDGRSFNIWTYGPDRTEGGEGTDEDMHLNKKKN; encoded by the coding sequence ATGAAAAAAGAGAGCATGAAACAAATGCTAAGACAATCAGGTGGTTTCTCACTGATTGAAATTCTAATCGCCTTAACACTCTTGGGTATCGCTGGTACTTTTGTTGCCGGAAAGATCTTTGACCAATTAACAGAAGGACAAAGAAAATCTGCCAATATTCAAATGAAGAGTTTAAAGTCTGTACTACAAGACTATAGAAGAAAATGTGGAACATATCCAACAACAGATCAGGGTCTAGAAGCACTTATTCAAAAACCAAGTGGTGGAAAAGAGTGTAAGAACTACCCTCCTGAAGGATTCATGGACGCTGCAGAAGTTCCAAGAGATCCGTGGGATGAAGAATTCTTCTACGAATCTGATGGAAGAAGCTTCAATATTTGGACATATGGACCAGATAGAACTGAAGGCGGAGAAGGTACTGACGAAGATATGCACCTCAATAAGAAGAAAAACTAG